Proteins co-encoded in one Aspergillus flavus chromosome 2, complete sequence genomic window:
- a CDS encoding Rft protein-domain-containing protein, with amino-acid sequence MSQPHETDDRILASSASGMTFLIIVQIVSRLFTFIANQLILRTLSPAILGIGTQLELYFISILYFSRESIRTAIQRQPFHGASATATHDGSHHQISDELNQKAQIQTISSQSVVNMSYLSISMGVPSALIFATLYTQFASQEVSETPFYRAGVAITTVASLMELCVEPFFTVVQQYTLYKKRAIVETAAAFMKSLTVCALFSWSSWKDRDLGVLPFALGYLCYSLSLICGYYLAIPKLTSRWRFSLLLTKIRPSDKSIYLADRFPKHLVALSTNVFFQSIVKHLLTQGDAMMLATMTSLKDQGIYSLASNYGGLVARVLFQPIEENSRAVFSSLLNSGKQHTSNVSAARAHLTEILRIYAMLAVFIFPLGPYLVPRILSLLGGHRWASPEVGSLLSLYCYYIPFLAFNGITEAFVSSAASASDLRRQTYWMGVFSASFALAAYLFLKIGGLGAHGLIWVNIINMTVRTAWSFIFLRSYFYLHGSSLALSEFCLRPQTWIAGALSSIILARQGHDDTVYCSSVKALTFCTGYSLLM; translated from the exons ATGTCTCAGCCGCATGAAACTGATGACAGGATTCTGGCTTCATCGGCATCTGGTATGACCTTCTTGATCATTGTTCAAATAGTCTCTAGACTGTTTACGTTCATCGCAAACCAATTGATCCTACGGACTCTGTCCCCGGCAATACTCGGGATAGGTACTCAACTGGAGTTATATTTCATCTCGATACTATACTTTTCCAGGGAAAGCATCAGAACAGCGATTCAGCGACAACCTTTTCATGGAGCATCTGCTACTGCTACCCACGATGGGAGCCACCATCAAATAAGTGACGAACTAAATCAAAAGGCTCAAATTCAAACAATATCTTCGCAATCAGTAGTAAACATGTCTTATCTGAGTATCAGCATGGGAGTCCCATCAGCTTTGATATTTGCGACATTGTACACACAGTTTGCTTCCCAGGAAGTTTCTGAAACGCCTTTCTATCGAGCTGGCGTTGCGATCACCACAGTTGCATCCCTTATGGAGCTTTGCGTTGAGCCTTTCTTTACCGTGGTGCAGCAGTATACGTTATACAAGAAGCGCGCAATAGTGGAGACAGCTGCAGCATTTATGAAGAGCTTAACCGTGTGTGCTTTGTTTTCATGGTCTTCTTGGAAAGACCGAGATTTGGGTGTCCTCCCATTCGCTCTGGGTTACCTTTGTTACTCTTTGTCTCTTATTTGTGGGTATTATCTAGCCATACCAAAGTTGACAAGTCGATGGCGGTTCTCGTTGCTCCTTACTAAGATTAGACCAAG TGATAAATCAATTTACCTGGCCGATAGGTTCCCAAAGCACCTTGTTGCACTTTCCACAAATGTCTTTTTTCAGTCCATTGTAAAACACCTCCTGACTCAGGGCGACGCAATGATGCTGGCAACAATGACGAGCTTGAAAGACCAAGGTATATACTCTTTGGCCTCAAATTATGGCGGCCTGGTAGCGCGCGTTCTATTCCAGCCCATCGAAGAAAACAGCCGCGCTGTCTTCTCATCTCTGCTCAACTCTGGGAAACAACATACAAGCAATGTCAGTGCAGCCAGGGCGCATCTAACTGAGATTTTAAGAATATATGCAATGCTAGCTGTTTTCATATTCCCTTTAGGGCCATATCTGGTTCCCCGAATACTATCTCTTCTGGGCGGACACAGGTGGGCTTCTCCGGAAGTCGGTAGCTTGCTTTCACTCTATTGCTATTATATACCATTCTTGGCATTCAACGGTATAACCGAGGCATTTGTTTCGTCTGCAGCTAGTGCTTCTGACCTTCGAAGACAAACTTACTGGATGGGGGTGTTTTCAGCGAGCTTTGCTTTAGCAGCTTACCTATTTTTGAAAATTGGTGGCTTGGGTGCCCATGGACTAATCTGGGTTAACATTATCAACATGACAGTCCGAACGGCCTGGAGtttcatcttcctccggTCCTACTTTTACCTGCACGGCAGTAGCCTAGCCCTGTCTGAATTCTGTCTACGACCTCAAACATGGATTGCTGGGGCTCTATCATCAATAATCCTGGCCAGACAAGGACACGACGATACTGTCTATTGT